In Colletotrichum higginsianum IMI 349063 chromosome 1, whole genome shotgun sequence, one genomic interval encodes:
- a CDS encoding Fungal hydrophobin, whose amino-acid sequence MQFTVAIVALFAGVALSAPVIEERQVPYIPCSGLYASSQCCATDVLGIANLDCGTPPSAPASADEFSAVCSAIGQRARCCVLPLVSGVQKMPKLPTHTIANVVR is encoded by the coding sequence ATGCAGTtcaccgtcgccatcgtcgccctcttcgccggcgtcgccctcTCGGCCCCGGTCATTGAGGAGCGCCAGGTGCCCTACATCCCTTGCTCCGGCCTGTACGCCTCCTCTCAGTGCTGCGCGACGgacgtcctcggcatcgccaacctcgactgcggcacgccgccctccgcgccggcctcggcggacGAGTTTAGCGCCGTCTGCTCCGCCATCGGACAGCGTGCCCGATGCTGCGTCCTGCCTCTTGTGAGTGGAGTCCAGAAGATGCCCAAGCTGCCCACGCACACGATTGCTAATGTTGTTCGATAG